The sequence cctcgagctcgctcaCCAGGACctgatcgagctcgtcaccgTTCTTTGCTTTGACATTGTCCTGTTGTTGAATCTGGAGCAGGAGACTCAAAATCATGTCATCCGGGGTTGGACCGTTCGGGCCATCCTTGTTGCCCCTCTCGGCTCTTCCTGCACTGAGCTTGGCTACCTCCCTTGAGTAGTATGAGGAGCCTTCCTTTCTGGTGTTTTGCAAGAGTTGGTCAAGCCGAGGTGTGAGAGCGTTGTTGGTATCGATTTCTGCACGGAGAGCATCCTTTTCGGCTTTTCGCTGATCTCGCTTCTCGTGGATGtcgcgctgcttccaccgaATAAAGGATTTCTTGTCAATGTTGGGGTGGACCTCGATGTCCGAGTCATCCGAGAGCTCGAGGTTATCCCACTTGGAGTAGTTGAGAGGCATTTTGGCAAACAAGCTGCTCTCAAGTCGATGGTGCTAAGCCAAGAAAGCGTCGACCAACATCAAAGTGTTGATCTCTGGCAACTGAGCCAATATTAATTAGTTTTACAacgtattcgtgattcgtgattgtgattgattGCCTGAACGGGTCCGTGAACATCACGCATGCATGCGCCTAAGAAAGCGAACCATGAATTTAGAGACGCGATGCGAAGATTCCAGAAGTCACCGACAGCCTGACAAATTCGGCACTTCTCCCTGctccacactcacgactcacgactcgtgactcatgattcgtgattttttGACTGTCGCACAGGGCAAATTGGTGAGAGACTGTCTGCTGGTTGCACCCAACACAACCCTTTGTGAGCCTAGGGCGATACGTGATAGACCGCAGGCCGAAGTTCAATTTGAAGCTGCACGAGTGAGGCCAAGACTACTGCGAGGAGCAGTACACAAGGGATGTGGAGTGtccaagaagggcaagagTACTGGATGTCGTGGCAAACTAGATGACGGGCTCCCAACTGACACCGCAGCCGCAACCTGCGCCCTTGGCCTGCGGGTTGTTCTTGATGGCAAACTGAGAGCCAATGAGCTCGGTGACATAGTCGATAGTGCTTCCGCGTACGAGTGCCAGACTGATGCTGTCGACCAAGATGGACACGCCAGGATGCACTTCGAACTGAAAatcgtcctcttcgatcTCTTCAGTGATCTCTATCTTGTACTGATAGCCGTGACATCCTCCCGGTTCTACAGCGACTCTCAGCGCTAACGATGAGTTGTTCTCACGCTCTGCTACTTTTTGTAGCTGGGCGATCGCACGGTCGGTGGCAATGATCGTGGGTTCGCCATCTCGATAGACTTCGGGTTCTTCTGGTTCGTCCGGTTTGCGGATCAGCGTTGTAGCCAGCCTCCTTTGTGATCTCGTCAGCGAAGGAATCCGCGCACTTGGAAACGCTTCTGGTATTCTCCTTGAGCTAGAAGCCACCGGGGCAGAGCAGCGCAATGAAAAGGACGACAAGCTTGTCAGTCCACGTCTCGTTGAAGCGAATCGTGATGAGGCAAGCGTAGTTGCCGATGTGGATGCATATGTCTGTGTGTGGCGCAAAGCCGATCTTGCCGAGCCTGAAGGGAATGCTGATCGCAACATGATTGCCAGAttgatggtggtgatcCAGAATAGCTACGAGCTTCTGCAGGGTCTCTCACGCCTGAGATGTGAGTTGCTCAGCGTTGCAAGCTCACGCAAGCTTCGAATCTTATATAGGTGGAGGTCGATATCAATTTCCGATGTAGCCCGATCAGATCACAACGAGCTAACAAAACCAAGAAAATCGCTGtgtaaatcgtaaatcatgaagtggatcgtgaatcgtggatccACGATTGAGAGACAAGACTTGATCTGAAATTGTTTGGAATACAAACGTGGTGGGTGCGAATACAAAATGTCGATTGAGCGCGGGGCAGGCAATTTGAAAAATGGCTaggaagaagcagaaggaAGCACAGACTCACCACGCTTTTAAAGTGCGCTTCTTCACTGTGActtgactcgtgattctctggctcgagctgccaCTTGTGTCGCTGTAGTGATCGTCGACTTCGACGTATTACGCCTCGCCGACATCATATCTTGCTTCCCTTCCTTTCTTCTAGCAACTCGATTCTACACCAACCTCACAACAGTACGCATCTCATCAGCCAGAGTGGACCAAACTTGACGCAGCTCACCACGTTCAACATCGACCTCTGACCCTTCACTCTTGTTTCGATCTGTTTTTGATCCATCTGATTTTTTGCAGT comes from Mycosarcoma maydis chromosome 18, whole genome shotgun sequence and encodes:
- a CDS encoding uncharacterized protein (related to ISA1 - mitochondrial matrix protein involved in biogenesis of the iron-sulfur cluster of Fe/S proteins) encodes the protein MLRSAFPSGSARSALRHTQTYASTSATTLASSRFASTRRGLTSLSSFSLRCSAPVASSSRRIPEAFPSARIPSLTRSQRRLATTLIRKPDEPEEPEVYRDGEPTIIATDRAIAQLQKVAERENNSSLALRVAVEPGGCHGYQYKIEITEEIEEDDFQFEVHPGVSILVDSISLALVRGSTIDYVTELIGSQFAIKNNPQAKGAGCGCGVSWEPVI